From the Falsibacillus albus genome, one window contains:
- the fabD gene encoding ACP S-malonyltransferase — protein sequence MGKIAFVFPGQGSQTVGMGKDVVDNHNGAKEIFRKADERLGFSLSQLIFNGPQEDLTLTTNAQPALLTTSIAILEALKEEGIMADFAAGHSLGEYSALVAAGALSFEDGVYAVRKRGELMEEAVPNGEGTMAAVLGMDREALKKVTDDVSAQGNSVQLANLNCPGQIVISGTAKGVELASEQAKENGAKRVLPLQVSGPFHSELMKPAAEKFASILEEVDVKDAQIPVVANVTAEPMKNSEEIKEKLIEQLYSPVLWEDTVETMLAQGVDTFIEIGPGKVLSGLIKKVNRRVKTYSIQDMESLESVMSSLKEESQ from the coding sequence ATGGGCAAAATCGCTTTTGTATTTCCCGGCCAAGGATCTCAGACAGTTGGAATGGGAAAAGATGTAGTTGATAATCATAATGGGGCCAAGGAAATTTTTCGCAAAGCAGATGAAAGATTGGGATTTTCGTTATCCCAGTTGATCTTTAACGGACCTCAAGAAGACCTGACTTTGACAACGAATGCCCAGCCTGCTTTGCTTACAACGAGCATTGCCATCCTAGAGGCGCTAAAAGAAGAAGGCATTATGGCAGACTTCGCCGCAGGCCACAGTTTAGGGGAATACTCAGCACTTGTTGCGGCAGGCGCTTTATCATTTGAAGATGGCGTGTATGCTGTGAGAAAAAGAGGGGAATTGATGGAAGAAGCAGTTCCAAATGGTGAAGGAACGATGGCTGCCGTACTTGGAATGGACCGCGAGGCATTAAAGAAAGTTACCGATGATGTTTCAGCACAAGGGAATTCCGTGCAGCTTGCAAATTTGAATTGTCCTGGCCAAATTGTCATTTCAGGAACTGCAAAAGGCGTTGAGCTTGCCTCGGAACAAGCTAAGGAAAATGGTGCAAAACGTGTGCTCCCACTTCAAGTCAGCGGACCGTTTCATTCCGAATTGATGAAGCCGGCTGCGGAAAAGTTCGCTTCAATACTTGAGGAAGTGGACGTGAAGGATGCACAGATTCCGGTCGTCGCCAATGTAACGGCAGAGCCGATGAAAAATTCAGAAGAGATTAAAGAAAAGCTGATAGAACAATTATATTCTCCGGTTTTATGGGAGGATACGGTTGAGACGATGCTAGCTCAAGGTGTCGATACATTTATTGAAATCGGACCCGGAAAAGTATTGTCCGGTTTGATCAAAAAAGTCAATCGCAGGGTCAAGACGTATTCCATTCAAGATATGGAGAGTTTGGAATCTGTAATGTCTTCTTTAAAGGAGGAGTCACAATGA
- a CDS encoding putative DNA-binding protein produces MLEKTTRMNYLFDFYHSLLTPKQSNYMSLYYLDDFSLGEIAEEYEISRQAVYDNIKRTEVMLEEYEEKLQLFQKFQERTKIFQKMKETLQSETDSKNELFSMLERLEKLD; encoded by the coding sequence ATGCTTGAAAAGACTACAAGGATGAACTATCTCTTCGATTTTTATCATTCCTTGTTAACACCTAAACAAAGCAATTATATGTCCCTCTATTATCTTGATGACTTTTCGCTGGGCGAAATTGCCGAAGAATATGAAATCAGCAGGCAAGCTGTTTATGATAATATAAAGCGAACGGAAGTCATGCTTGAGGAATATGAGGAAAAACTTCAATTATTTCAAAAATTTCAAGAGCGAACCAAAATTTTTCAAAAGATGAAGGAAACGCTTCAAAGCGAAACTGATTCAAAGAATGAATTATTTTCCATGCTGGAAAGGCTTGAGAAATTAGATTAG
- the rnc gene encoding ribonuclease III → MRKSNREKEKRSLHKMSEAFKEFQKGIGISFHNEQLLKQAFTHSSYVNEHRRKPFEDNERLEFLGDAVLELTVSKYLYNKYPTMSEGELTKLRAAIVCEPSLVTFAHELNFGKLVLLGKGEEMTGGRERPALLADVFEAFIGALYLDQDLETVISFLEKVVYPKINEGAFSHVMDYKSQLQEVIQKDGAGLIEYKVLQEKGPAHSREFVSQVSLNQEILGTGTGRSKKEAEQHAAQMALEKLKVNQQH, encoded by the coding sequence ATGCGTAAGTCAAACAGAGAAAAAGAGAAACGCAGCTTACATAAGATGAGCGAAGCATTTAAGGAATTTCAGAAGGGAATCGGCATTTCCTTTCATAATGAGCAGCTGTTGAAGCAAGCTTTTACCCATTCATCCTATGTGAATGAGCATCGACGCAAACCGTTTGAAGATAATGAAAGGTTGGAGTTTCTAGGTGACGCTGTATTGGAATTAACGGTGTCGAAGTACCTTTATAACAAATACCCGACAATGAGTGAGGGAGAATTGACCAAGTTGCGGGCGGCAATCGTCTGTGAACCTTCTCTTGTTACCTTTGCCCATGAATTGAACTTCGGCAAGCTCGTCCTATTGGGGAAAGGCGAAGAAATGACAGGTGGAAGGGAAAGGCCGGCATTGCTGGCGGATGTCTTTGAAGCATTCATAGGTGCCCTTTACCTTGATCAAGATCTAGAAACGGTCATATCATTTTTGGAAAAGGTTGTTTATCCAAAAATTAATGAAGGTGCTTTTTCTCATGTGATGGATTATAAAAGCCAGTTGCAGGAAGTCATTCAAAAGGACGGTGCGGGTCTGATCGAGTATAAAGTCCTTCAAGAAAAAGGGCCAGCCCATAGCCGTGAATTTGTGTCACAGGTTTCGTTGAATCAAGAAATCCTGGGAACGGGGACAGGCCGTTCAAAAAAAGAAGCAGAACAGCATGCAGCCCAAATGGCATTGGAAAAATTAAAAGTGAATCAACAGCATTAA
- the ffh gene encoding signal recognition particle protein codes for MAFEGLADRLQNTIQKIRGKGKVNEADVKEMMREVRLALLEADVNFKVVKDFVKKVGERAVGQEVMKSLTPGQQVIKVVQEELTQLMGGEQSQIAVAKRPPTVIMMVGLQGAGKTTTTGKLANVLRKKYNRKPLLVAADIYRPAAIKQLETLGKQLSMPVFSLGDQVSPVEIAKQAVEKAKEEHHDYVLIDTAGRLHVDEALMDELKDIKEVTKPDEIFLVVDAMTGQDAVNVAQSFNEQLGISGVVLTKLDGDTRGGAALSIRAVTEKPIKFVGLGEKMDALEPFHPERMASRILGMGDVLTLIEKAQANVDEEKAKELEQKMRTMSFTFDDFLEQLGQVRSMGPLDDILKMLPGANKMKGIKDLQVDEKQINHVEAIIRSMTKHEKAHPETINASRRKRIAKGSGRTVPEVNRLLKQFEEMKKMMKQMSNMQQKGKKKGFKFPFM; via the coding sequence ATGGCATTTGAAGGATTAGCCGACCGACTGCAGAACACGATACAAAAAATCCGTGGAAAAGGAAAAGTCAACGAAGCGGATGTAAAAGAAATGATGCGGGAAGTTCGCCTGGCTCTACTTGAGGCAGACGTTAACTTTAAAGTTGTAAAGGACTTCGTCAAGAAAGTAGGCGAACGGGCCGTCGGCCAGGAAGTAATGAAAAGCTTGACACCAGGGCAGCAGGTCATTAAGGTCGTACAGGAAGAGTTGACCCAGCTTATGGGCGGGGAACAAAGCCAAATTGCAGTGGCGAAACGTCCGCCGACAGTCATCATGATGGTCGGATTGCAAGGGGCAGGGAAAACGACGACAACCGGAAAGCTTGCCAATGTCCTGCGGAAAAAGTATAACCGAAAGCCATTGTTGGTTGCAGCGGACATCTATCGTCCAGCCGCGATCAAACAGCTTGAAACGTTGGGGAAACAACTCAGCATGCCTGTCTTTTCTTTAGGTGACCAAGTGAGTCCTGTGGAAATTGCCAAGCAGGCGGTCGAAAAGGCAAAAGAAGAACACCATGATTATGTTCTTATTGATACAGCAGGCCGTTTGCATGTGGATGAAGCGCTGATGGATGAGCTGAAGGACATTAAAGAAGTGACAAAGCCTGATGAAATCTTTCTAGTTGTCGATGCGATGACAGGGCAGGATGCCGTCAATGTGGCACAAAGCTTCAATGAACAGCTCGGCATTTCAGGTGTCGTCCTTACCAAGCTGGATGGCGATACCCGTGGTGGTGCTGCACTTTCCATTCGCGCCGTAACAGAAAAACCGATAAAATTTGTCGGTTTAGGTGAAAAAATGGATGCGCTTGAGCCGTTTCATCCTGAAAGAATGGCTTCACGAATCCTTGGCATGGGCGATGTTCTGACCTTGATTGAAAAAGCACAAGCCAATGTGGATGAAGAGAAGGCGAAAGAACTCGAGCAAAAGATGCGCACGATGTCATTTACGTTTGATGACTTTTTGGAGCAGCTTGGACAGGTTCGCTCAATGGGACCTTTGGATGATATATTGAAAATGCTTCCGGGTGCAAACAAAATGAAGGGCATCAAAGACCTTCAAGTGGATGAGAAGCAGATCAACCACGTTGAAGCAATCATTCGTTCGATGACCAAGCATGAAAAGGCCCATCCAGAAACAATCAATGCGAGCCGCAGAAAACGAATTGCGAAAGGAAGCGGAAGGACCGTACCGGAGGTCAACCGTCTACTTAAGCAATTCGAAGAAATGAAAAAAATGATGAAACAAATGTCGAACATGCAGCAAAAAGGCAAGAAAAAAGGATTTAAATTTCCCTTTATGTAG
- the plsX gene encoding phosphate acyltransferase PlsX has product MKIAIDAMGGDHAPKEIVLGALSAVKEFQDLEIILYGVKDEIMKYIDGDVPRLEIIHSDEVILGTDEPVRAVRRKKNSSMVMMAQAVADGKADACVSAGNTGALMAAGLFIVGRIEGIERPALAPTLPTLDEKGFVMLDLGANADAKPEHLLQYAVMGSVYAEKVRGIANPRVGLLNIGTEEKKGNELTKEAFKLLKAGQSINFIGNVESRDLLHGPADVVVTDGFTGNMVLKTLEGTAMSVFSMLKDTLTSNLKSKIAAGLIKSDLMKLKGKMDYSEYGGAALFGLKTPVVKAHGSSNARALYNAVRQTREMVKHDVPEKIKTIIKQ; this is encoded by the coding sequence ATGAAGATTGCCATTGACGCAATGGGTGGAGACCACGCTCCAAAAGAGATCGTATTAGGGGCGTTAAGCGCAGTGAAGGAATTTCAGGATCTTGAAATCATCCTTTACGGTGTGAAAGATGAAATAATGAAATACATAGATGGTGATGTACCCCGCTTGGAAATCATCCATTCCGATGAAGTCATTTTAGGTACAGATGAGCCTGTCAGGGCCGTTCGCCGCAAAAAAAATTCTTCCATGGTGATGATGGCACAAGCTGTTGCCGACGGTAAAGCGGATGCCTGCGTCTCAGCCGGGAATACAGGGGCGTTAATGGCTGCTGGATTATTCATTGTCGGCAGAATTGAAGGAATAGAAAGACCAGCCCTTGCCCCGACCCTGCCGACCTTGGACGAAAAAGGTTTCGTGATGCTCGACCTTGGAGCGAATGCAGATGCAAAGCCGGAGCATTTATTGCAATATGCGGTAATGGGTTCCGTTTATGCTGAAAAAGTCAGGGGAATCGCGAATCCGCGAGTAGGCTTATTAAATATCGGCACCGAGGAGAAAAAAGGAAATGAATTGACCAAGGAAGCATTCAAACTGCTGAAAGCCGGTCAATCCATTAATTTTATTGGAAATGTAGAATCCAGGGATCTGCTTCATGGACCAGCAGATGTAGTGGTAACCGATGGATTCACAGGCAATATGGTATTGAAAACACTCGAAGGGACGGCTATGTCTGTATTTTCGATGTTAAAGGATACACTCACCAGCAATTTAAAAAGCAAAATCGCTGCCGGCTTGATCAAATCCGATTTGATGAAACTAAAGGGGAAAATGGATTATTCAGAGTATGGGGGCGCAGCACTTTTCGGATTAAAAACCCCTGTGGTAAAAGCACATGGATCTTCAAACGCCAGGGCTCTCTACAATGCCGTCAGACAAACAAGGGAAATGGTCAAGCACGATGTCCCTGAAAAGATAAAAACGATAATCAAACAATAA
- the ftsY gene encoding signal recognition particle-docking protein FtsY — translation MSFFKKLKDKFTVSTDSVTEKFKDGLTKTRDNFSNRVNDLVARYRKIDEDFFEELEEILIQADVGFETVMELVEELKLEVKRQNMQDPKDVQSVISEKLVEIYQSGEEAPNELNMQEDGLTVILFVGVNGVGKTTTIGKLAHQFKSEGKKVVMAAGDTFRAGAIEQLEVWGERVGVDVIKQGAGSDPAAVMFDAIQSARARKADVLLCDTAGRLQNKVNLMNELEKVKRVIEREIPGAPHEVLLVLDATTGQNAMIQAKTFKDATNVTGIVLTKLDGTAKGGIVLAIRNELHIPVKFVGLGERMDDLQQFDAEKYVYGLFSNLIEKETDEE, via the coding sequence ATGAGTTTTTTCAAAAAATTAAAAGATAAATTCACTGTTTCTACGGATTCAGTAACTGAAAAATTCAAGGACGGTTTAACGAAAACCCGCGATAATTTCTCCAACCGTGTCAATGATTTGGTCGCCCGCTACCGAAAGATCGATGAAGATTTTTTTGAAGAGCTGGAGGAAATCCTCATTCAAGCGGACGTTGGATTTGAAACGGTCATGGAGCTTGTGGAAGAATTGAAACTAGAAGTGAAACGACAAAACATGCAGGATCCCAAGGATGTCCAATCCGTCATTTCGGAGAAGCTTGTGGAGATTTATCAATCCGGTGAAGAGGCTCCCAACGAACTGAATATGCAAGAAGATGGACTGACTGTCATCTTGTTCGTAGGCGTCAATGGCGTTGGAAAGACAACGACAATCGGAAAGCTTGCCCATCAATTTAAGTCAGAAGGAAAAAAGGTCGTCATGGCAGCCGGGGATACTTTCCGTGCAGGTGCCATCGAACAGCTTGAGGTTTGGGGCGAACGTGTCGGTGTCGATGTAATCAAACAGGGGGCAGGATCAGATCCCGCAGCCGTAATGTTCGATGCGATCCAATCTGCCCGTGCGAGAAAAGCGGATGTACTGCTATGCGACACTGCTGGCCGGCTCCAAAATAAAGTCAATTTGATGAACGAGCTTGAAAAGGTTAAGCGTGTCATCGAAAGGGAGATCCCTGGGGCACCACATGAAGTCTTGCTCGTACTTGATGCCACGACTGGCCAAAATGCCATGATCCAGGCAAAAACTTTTAAAGATGCAACAAATGTAACGGGGATTGTCTTAACAAAGCTAGATGGGACCGCCAAGGGCGGAATCGTTCTCGCGATCAGGAATGAACTGCACATCCCGGTGAAATTTGTTGGATTGGGAGAAAGAATGGATGACCTGCAGCAATTCGATGCAGAGAAATACGTGTACGGGCTATTCTCTAACTTGATTGAAAAAGAAACGGATGAGGAATAG
- the fabG gene encoding 3-oxoacyl-[acyl-carrier-protein] reductase: MNLQGKVALVTGGSRGIGREIAIELAKEGAKVAVNYAGSEAKANEVVDEIKSLGGEAIAIQCNVADGEQVQNMVKETINRFGQMDILVNNAGITRDNLIMRMKEDEWDDVINTNLKGVFLCTKAVTRQMMKQRSGRIINISSIVGVSGNAGQANYVAAKSGVIGLTKTTAKELSSRGITVNAIAPGFISSDMTDKLSEEVKAEMFKQIPLARFGEPKDIAKVVTFLASDAANYMTGQTLHVDGGMVM; the protein is encoded by the coding sequence ATGAATTTACAAGGGAAAGTTGCGCTTGTAACCGGAGGTTCAAGAGGGATCGGGCGTGAGATCGCCATTGAGCTTGCCAAGGAAGGTGCAAAGGTTGCGGTGAACTACGCCGGGAGTGAAGCGAAGGCCAACGAAGTAGTGGACGAAATCAAGTCTCTTGGCGGGGAAGCAATCGCTATACAATGCAACGTGGCTGATGGAGAGCAAGTGCAGAATATGGTAAAGGAAACGATCAATCGATTTGGTCAGATGGACATTTTGGTGAATAATGCCGGGATCACACGTGACAATCTCATCATGCGAATGAAGGAAGATGAATGGGATGATGTCATAAATACGAACCTAAAAGGTGTATTCTTGTGTACAAAGGCTGTTACGCGACAAATGATGAAACAACGGTCCGGCAGGATCATCAACATTTCTTCCATTGTCGGTGTAAGCGGCAACGCTGGACAGGCTAATTATGTTGCAGCAAAGTCTGGTGTCATCGGCTTAACAAAAACGACGGCAAAAGAGCTGTCATCGAGGGGTATTACCGTGAATGCCATCGCCCCTGGTTTTATTTCTTCTGACATGACGGATAAACTATCTGAAGAGGTAAAGGCGGAAATGTTCAAGCAAATCCCGCTTGCAAGATTCGGCGAACCAAAGGATATTGCCAAGGTAGTGACGTTCCTTGCATCTGACGCAGCTAATTATATGACAGGGCAAACGCTTCATGTTGATGGCGGAATGGTCATGTAA
- a CDS encoding acyl carrier protein, producing MAEVLDRVTKIIVDRLGVDESQVTLEASFKDDLGADSLDVVELVMELEDEFDMEISDDDAEKIATVGDAVNYIKANA from the coding sequence ATGGCAGAAGTATTAGATCGCGTAACGAAAATTATCGTTGATCGTCTTGGTGTTGACGAGTCCCAAGTAACTCTTGAAGCTTCATTTAAAGATGATTTAGGAGCTGATTCCTTAGACGTAGTTGAATTGGTTATGGAACTTGAAGACGAGTTTGACATGGAAATTTCTGACGATGATGCTGAAAAAATTGCCACAGTCGGAGACGCTGTGAATTACATAAAAGCAAATGCTTAA
- the fapR gene encoding transcription factor FapR, which yields MRVSKKNRQRQLIETIKENPFITDEDLAEKFSVSVQTIRLDRLELAIPELRERIKSVAEKSFEDEVKSLPLEEVIGEIIDIELDQNAISIFDVRKEHVFQRNLIARGHHLFAQANSLAVAVINDELALTAKAAIQFTRSVKEGERVVAKARVTETFKEQGRTMVEVVSYVGQEMVFKGNFEMYRSNKKTKDES from the coding sequence ATGAGAGTTTCTAAAAAAAATAGACAACGCCAGTTAATCGAAACAATAAAAGAAAATCCATTCATCACTGATGAAGATCTGGCTGAAAAATTTTCTGTAAGTGTCCAGACGATACGTTTGGACAGGCTGGAGCTTGCCATTCCTGAATTGAGGGAACGGATTAAAAGTGTGGCAGAAAAAAGCTTCGAAGATGAAGTGAAATCCCTTCCGCTTGAAGAGGTCATTGGGGAAATCATTGATATAGAATTAGACCAAAATGCCATTTCCATCTTTGATGTCCGCAAAGAACATGTTTTCCAGCGAAACTTGATCGCAAGGGGGCATCACCTCTTTGCACAGGCCAATTCACTGGCAGTCGCTGTCATCAACGATGAATTGGCATTAACCGCGAAAGCAGCAATACAATTTACCCGTTCGGTTAAAGAAGGGGAAAGGGTCGTTGCAAAAGCACGGGTTACGGAAACATTTAAGGAACAGGGCCGGACGATGGTTGAAGTTGTCAGTTATGTTGGCCAGGAAATGGTGTTTAAAGGAAATTTTGAAATGTATCGCTCGAATAAGAAGACAAAGGATGAATCATGA
- the smc gene encoding chromosome segregation protein SMC, with amino-acid sequence MFLKHLDVVGFKSFAERISIDFVPGVTAVVGPNGSGKSNITDSIRWVLGEQSAKSLRGAKMEDIIFAGSDSRKGLNFAEVSLTLDNEDRFLPIDYFEVCVTRRVYRSGDSEFLINKQSCRLKDIIDLFMDSGLGREAFSIISQGKVEEILNSKAENRRSIFEEAAGVLKYKTRKKKAETRLFETQENLNRVNDILHELEGQVEPLKIQASMAKDYLEKKEELEKYEVALTVQDIEELHRRWEKLKEDFEQHQQQESEYSAEINQREANLAGTRDRLGALDESINGLQQALLTASEELEKLEGRKEVLKERQKNASQNKEQLQKNIEEAALKQKELEEQKLLYEQELALQKEEAENLKNALREKNELIQQFDANIEERIESLKSDYIELLNGQASSKNELQYLDQQLTQQLSRNEKLDAENQKYIELRKKILEEKQFHQQELSGIKEKLEVQVHSFREAKQKLESLRNQYQKQETTLYQAYQYLQKSKSRKEMLEEMEEEYTGFFQGVREVLKARSNKLPGIEGAVAELVKVPKEFETAMETALASSMQHVVVQTEDHGRQAIAFLKKHQYGRATFLPMSVLKSKKLASSQVHMLSQHDEFVGLGADLIKFDSAYQNIFENLLGSVVITKTLKGANQLAKLLQYRYRIVTLEGDVVNPGGSMTGGTIKQKNNSLLSRKGELEDIKEKLVTMEQKTHQLENHVRSIKNDVSLQEKSLDEMRQTGESLRIKEEQVKAELRQTEAQEASMNERLGVYDIEMETYTAERDRISQRKDELSETLEQGKAKLKALDEEIELLTKKKDLQRHSKDSLIGEISDLKAALAVKNEQLASSKDRLERLKRELAEISQKKSNYEDNLHWLDNEMDGTDSGEEELSNAAELKRKDKFETAALISTRREDRVKLQSELEGHELELKELKRQYKGLVEVLKDEEVKINRLDVELETRLAHLREEYMLSFEAAKAEYVLEVPIDEARKKVKLIKMAISELGNVNLGAIDEYERVAERYDFLKMQQSDLQEAKETLYKVMDEMDDEMIKRFSETFEAIRSHFEFVFRALFGGGRAELKLTDPSDLLNTGVEIVAQPPGKKLQNLGLLSGGERALTAIALLFSILKVRPVPFCILDEVEAALDEANVHRFAKYLRNFSQETQFIVITHRKGTMEEADVLYGVTMQESGVSKLVSVKLEESQELVKA; translated from the coding sequence ATGTTCCTCAAACACTTGGACGTAGTTGGATTTAAGTCATTTGCAGAAAGGATTTCCATTGATTTTGTCCCGGGGGTAACCGCAGTCGTCGGTCCCAACGGTAGTGGAAAAAGCAATATTACCGATAGTATCAGATGGGTATTGGGTGAGCAATCGGCAAAATCCCTTCGTGGAGCAAAAATGGAGGATATCATCTTTGCAGGGAGCGACTCACGTAAAGGATTGAATTTCGCCGAGGTTTCGCTTACTTTGGATAACGAAGACCGCTTTCTTCCCATCGATTATTTCGAAGTATGCGTTACAAGACGTGTGTACCGCTCGGGTGATAGTGAATTCTTAATAAATAAACAGTCTTGCAGATTAAAGGACATCATCGATCTTTTCATGGATTCAGGGTTGGGCCGTGAAGCTTTTTCGATCATCAGCCAAGGAAAAGTGGAGGAGATCCTCAATAGCAAGGCTGAAAACAGAAGAAGCATCTTTGAAGAGGCTGCAGGGGTTTTAAAGTATAAGACACGAAAAAAGAAGGCTGAGACGCGTTTATTCGAAACGCAGGAAAACCTTAATCGTGTCAATGATATCCTTCATGAATTGGAAGGGCAGGTAGAACCACTCAAAATTCAGGCCTCCATGGCAAAGGACTATTTGGAGAAAAAAGAAGAGCTTGAAAAGTATGAAGTAGCCTTGACGGTCCAGGATATTGAAGAATTACATAGAAGATGGGAAAAGTTAAAAGAAGATTTTGAACAGCACCAGCAGCAAGAGAGCGAATATTCTGCTGAAATTAATCAGCGTGAAGCGAATTTGGCCGGGACCCGCGATCGATTGGGCGCGCTGGATGAATCCATAAACGGTCTGCAGCAGGCACTTCTAACAGCCAGTGAAGAACTGGAAAAGTTGGAAGGACGGAAAGAGGTCTTGAAGGAGCGCCAAAAAAATGCTTCGCAGAACAAAGAACAACTGCAGAAGAATATTGAAGAGGCAGCACTGAAACAAAAGGAGCTGGAGGAGCAGAAACTGTTGTATGAACAGGAGCTTGCACTCCAGAAGGAAGAAGCGGAGAACCTTAAAAATGCACTCCGTGAAAAAAATGAATTAATTCAGCAATTTGATGCAAATATTGAAGAAAGAATTGAATCGTTGAAAAGCGATTATATCGAATTGCTGAATGGCCAAGCATCCTCAAAAAATGAACTTCAATACTTGGACCAACAATTGACCCAACAGCTATCCAGAAATGAAAAATTGGATGCAGAAAACCAAAAATATATTGAGCTGAGAAAGAAGATCCTTGAAGAGAAGCAGTTCCATCAGCAGGAATTGTCGGGGATCAAGGAGAAGCTCGAGGTACAGGTTCACTCATTCCGGGAAGCCAAGCAAAAATTGGAATCGCTTAGAAATCAATATCAAAAGCAGGAAACAACACTCTATCAAGCATACCAATATTTGCAGAAATCAAAATCCCGAAAAGAAATGCTTGAGGAAATGGAAGAAGAATATACAGGATTCTTTCAAGGGGTCAGGGAAGTCCTGAAGGCCCGCAGCAACAAACTGCCGGGAATTGAAGGCGCCGTTGCAGAGCTTGTAAAGGTCCCGAAGGAATTTGAAACTGCAATGGAAACAGCGCTTGCAAGTTCCATGCAGCATGTAGTAGTCCAAACAGAAGATCACGGAAGACAAGCAATCGCTTTTCTTAAAAAGCATCAATATGGCAGGGCAACTTTTCTTCCGATGAGCGTATTGAAGAGCAAAAAATTGGCATCATCTCAAGTTCATATGCTTAGCCAGCATGATGAATTCGTAGGACTTGGTGCAGATTTGATCAAATTCGATTCTGCCTACCAAAATATATTTGAAAATTTATTGGGCAGCGTGGTCATCACAAAAACATTGAAAGGCGCAAACCAACTTGCAAAGCTCCTCCAATACCGGTATCGAATCGTAACCCTCGAAGGGGATGTCGTCAATCCGGGTGGATCGATGACCGGTGGAACCATCAAGCAGAAGAACAATTCTCTTCTAAGCCGAAAAGGCGAATTGGAGGATATTAAAGAAAAGCTTGTAACCATGGAACAAAAGACACACCAACTTGAAAATCATGTAAGATCGATAAAGAATGATGTCTCATTACAGGAGAAGAGCCTTGATGAAATGCGGCAGACAGGTGAGTCGCTTCGTATAAAGGAAGAGCAGGTAAAGGCCGAATTAAGACAGACAGAGGCACAAGAAGCAAGCATGAATGAGCGGCTTGGTGTCTATGATATTGAGATGGAAACCTATACAGCCGAAAGGGACAGGATCTCCCAAAGGAAGGATGAGCTTTCCGAAACGCTTGAACAAGGAAAGGCGAAATTGAAGGCTTTGGACGAGGAAATAGAGCTTCTCACAAAGAAAAAGGATTTACAGCGCCATTCAAAAGATTCTCTTATAGGCGAAATCAGTGATTTGAAGGCAGCGCTTGCTGTAAAGAATGAGCAGCTTGCCAGCAGCAAGGATCGGCTGGAACGATTAAAAAGGGAACTGGCGGAAATCAGCCAAAAGAAATCCAACTATGAAGATAATCTTCATTGGCTTGACAATGAAATGGATGGTACAGACAGCGGAGAGGAAGAATTATCGAATGCAGCGGAATTGAAGCGGAAGGATAAATTCGAGACAGCTGCTTTGATTTCCACCAGAAGGGAAGACCGCGTAAAGCTGCAATCGGAGCTTGAGGGTCATGAGCTTGAATTGAAAGAGCTTAAAAGGCAATATAAAGGGCTTGTTGAAGTACTCAAAGACGAAGAAGTGAAAATCAATCGCTTGGATGTGGAACTTGAAACCCGCTTGGCTCATTTGCGGGAAGAATATATGCTGTCGTTTGAAGCAGCGAAAGCAGAATATGTTTTGGAAGTGCCTATCGATGAAGCCAGAAAGAAAGTGAAATTGATTAAAATGGCGATATCCGAGCTTGGAAATGTAAATCTCGGTGCGATCGACGAATACGAACGGGTCGCAGAGAGGTATGATTTCCTAAAGATGCAGCAATCCGATTTGCAGGAAGCAAAGGAAACGCTTTATAAAGTGATGGATGAAATGGATGATGAAATGATCAAACGATTTTCAGAGACGTTTGAAGCCATCCGAAGTCATTTTGAATTCGTATTTAGAGCATTGTTTGGAGGGGGCAGGGCTGAGCTAAAGCTGACAGATCCCTCGGATTTATTGAATACGGGTGTGGAGATCGTGGCCCAGCCCCCAGGAAAGAAACTGCAAAACCTCGGATTGCTGTCTGGCGGGGAACGCGCTCTCACAGCGATAGCCCTTCTCTTCTCCATTTTAAAGGTCAGGCCAGTCCCGTTCTGTATATTGGATGAAGTTGAAGCGGCATTGGATGAAGCCAACGTACATCGTTTTGCAAAATATTTACGGAATTTCAGCCAGGAAACCCAATTTATCGTCATCACCCATCGAAAAGGAACGATGGAAGAAGCTGATGTCCTTTACGGCGTTACGATGCAGGAGTCAGGCGTTTCCAAATTGGTTTCGGTAAAATTGGAAGAATCACAGGAACTTGTTAAAGCATAA